The genomic interval GCTGCATTTTTCTCACTAACAAATAATACGCTTTTATTATTTTTCATTGAATCCGCTATGATATTCGCAATGGTCTGGCTCTTGCCTGTTCCAGGAGGGCCGTTAAGAATAAAACTCGAGCCGCTTCTGGCTGCATATATAGCCATAAGCTGGCTTGAATCGGCATCCATAACTGTATTGATATTATAATCTATTTCAGCCGGCATTTTATCGTTAAGTTTCTTAATTACCTCAAAGTCCCCGGCGAGTGCTCTTGTCAGGTCGTTCTTTTTTATTGCGTCGTGGTTTCCTTTAATATCATTATAAATGGTGTTATTTGTGAATGAGACTATACCAAGATAGGAATTCCTCCCAACTGTCCATTTAGAATCCTTTACCGTGAGCCTGAAAGTTTTGATTGCTTCAGACAGGTTAAGGTTATCATCAAAGTTGAAATCAAACTTTATACCGAACTGTTCCAGTTTTTCCCTGAGAACCGGATTAAAAAATATATCGCCTTCCATGGATTCTATTGAATAGTTATTATACATTTTCCTGTTAAGCGTGACAGGGACAAAGAAAAGCTGTGTTTCCACCTCTTTACCATTTTCATCGCTCCATTTGAGGACACCGAATGATATATACAGTACATTTGAACCGTGTTCCTTTAATGACGCATTAGCCTGGTAAAACAAATTACCTAAAGATTTCGATATATCTTCATTCTTCGAAAATATGAGCTCGTCTTTCTTCCTGTTTTCCTCTGCGCCTGAGAGGTGTATTTTCATTTTTTTGTCCTTGTTAACAAGGTCATCAAAGAGGAATAACATTGATGGCGTAGTTATTTTAAGAAATGATTCTGGATTAAAATAAAGCAGCCTGTTGTTTTTTGATGTGTCTATAACATCTTTTTCCCATTTTTTAATACTCTCGTCTATATCTATATCCATTAAAGGTCTTATCTTAATAAAGAAAAGTATATATTAATTTTCGTGTGCTATTGTCAAATCAGTTTTTACTTAAAAAATAGAATATTTTTCCCAGAATATCACGGGGATTTTTATAAAAAAAGACTCACAAAATCAAAATATGTCAGCTTATCTGTTCAGATTTCAGTTTCTAATAGATATTATTAAATTGAACATTCCTCAGGCCTTTGTTATCTGTATAAATGATTCATATTCATATGCGGAGTTTATGTATCTATGGGACTATTGTTTTTAAAGGTGGCTTTAACTTATCTGAGAAACTATAATCCCGATTCAGGCTTCCGGATAATCTATATTGACCTTAGCCGTCTCAATTCCATAGTGGTGCCATACTATAGCTGCTATGAATCCAAGTAGCCACAGGCCTACATTTATGATTATAAACACTCTAATTGAGACATTGCTTGTAAGATACACAAGCAAGGGATATACAATCATAGGTGCAAGCCTTACGGTACCCATAAAAATTCCACGTATCCGTGTTGGCGAGAGTTCTGGCTCCAGGGTAGTTCTTGAAGCCCAGGCAAATTCACTCATCATCATATTAAAAAACAGAAGCGGGTAGAATATCAAAACGTTATTGAGAAGTGGAATAACGAGGAAAATAGCAACAGTTGATATAAACCCAAGCCCGTATGAATATAATGTGTATTTTTTCCTTCCCCTTGTGATAAGCGGTGCAGCAATAAATCCTGCAACAGAGGCACCTAGAAGTGCAACGAATATAATCATGTCGTCCGTAAAAACTCCGGGGAATTCATACGGCCCTATTATATATGCCATAAGCCCGAACGTTGTATACTGTGAGATTGCCATAGCCATAAGCACGGAAAGGGTCAATGTGTAGGATGGTTTTTTAACAGTTTCCCCGGCAGAATCTATATAAAGGCTGGATCTGGTTTTTATTGAATTTTCGACTTTTCCATGGATATTTTCCCATTTGAACGATTCCGGCAAGGATAGCCGGGAAAATATCATTACAATAATCAGAAAAGATGCCGCTAAAAGCAGTACA from Ferroplasma acidiphilum carries:
- a CDS encoding MFS transporter, which encodes MLMSSASGLTFWGIVATLGPLAAAGSIIGVLPHSYKVLVLLIGPLFVPFGNFTMGILTDRIGRKKIFLITMIMYGIGIVIISLSYTFIPLIIGLMLAEFGVGGEEIPSLSLVSEDSPISQRAKWLTIISDFDNIGSAIIAGLFLVLVTSFADRVVLLLAASFLIIVMIFSRLSLPESFKWENIHGKVENSIKTRSSLYIDSAGETVKKPSYTLTLSVLMAMAISQYTTFGLMAYIIGPYEFPGVFTDDMIIFVALLGASVAGFIAAPLITRGRKKYTLYSYGLGFISTVAIFLVIPLLNNVLIFYPLLFFNMMMSEFAWASRTTLEPELSPTRIRGIFMGTVRLAPMIVYPLLVYLTSNVSIRVFIIINVGLWLLGFIAAIVWHHYGIETAKVNIDYPEA